A single genomic interval of Nitrospinota bacterium harbors:
- a CDS encoding helix-turn-helix transcriptional regulator codes for MAKSKTDCRQSGCPIAFTLDIVGDKWSLLIIRDMIFKGRRYFGEFLEANEKIATNILTDRLKKLEDSRIITKTQDPEHQKKYIYELTQRGIGLIPVILEVILWGAKNDPNTTTPKELFRRINRDKSEFILEVIEAVKNNKPALDCLSNRK; via the coding sequence ATGGCCAAAAGTAAGACAGATTGCAGACAGTCAGGTTGTCCTATCGCTTTTACCCTGGATATAGTTGGGGACAAGTGGTCGCTTTTGATTATCCGCGATATGATTTTTAAGGGAAGGCGCTACTTCGGTGAGTTTCTTGAAGCTAACGAAAAAATAGCTACCAATATCTTAACTGATAGACTTAAAAAACTCGAAGATAGTCGGATTATTACTAAAACCCAAGACCCTGAGCATCAGAAGAAATACATCTACGAACTTACACAGAGGGGGATTGGTCTCATTCCCGTAATTCTTGAAGTCATTCTTTGGGGCGCAAAGAATGACCCGAATACGACAACACCAAAGGAACTTTTTCGACGTATAAACAGGGATAAATCCGAATTCATCCTAGAAGTTATTGAAGCTGTAAAAAATAATAAACCCGCTCTTGATTGTTTGTCGAATAGAAAATAA
- a CDS encoding rubredoxin has translation MENWECSICGYIYQQEKGDAQSGVAPGVRFEDVPRDWTCPRCGAVKEKFHKIGERVLARRALQKFYMAEDFVYYIIAVILFVSALAITGITIMHLTKGLTTINILNVVNDILLVVIILEIFSTVLIYLTERRISLTPFLIIGLISSVRRILMVSAMMSVHQEMSDVEFHRSILELIVSGGIVISLVFSYYLLSKVMMSPEKCIGCTGFEKRGPGGN, from the coding sequence ATGGAAAACTGGGAATGCTCCATATGCGGATACATATATCAGCAGGAAAAAGGGGACGCCCAGTCCGGCGTGGCGCCCGGCGTCCGGTTTGAGGATGTCCCGCGCGACTGGACCTGCCCACGCTGCGGCGCGGTGAAAGAGAAATTCCATAAAATAGGGGAGCGTGTCCTCGCCCGCAGGGCATTGCAGAAGTTCTACATGGCCGAGGATTTTGTATATTACATAATCGCGGTCATTCTTTTCGTTTCGGCGCTGGCCATCACCGGAATAACGATAATGCACCTGACAAAGGGGCTTACCACGATAAACATCCTCAACGTGGTCAACGATATCCTTCTGGTTGTCATCATTCTGGAAATTTTCAGCACGGTGCTTATATACCTGACCGAACGGCGGATTTCGTTGACTCCGTTTCTCATCATCGGCCTTATTTCATCCGTCCGGCGTATTTTGATGGTAAGCGCCATGATGAGCGTGCACCAGGAAATGAGCGACGTCGAATTCCATCGCTCGATATTGGAGCTTATAGTCAGCGGCGGGATTGTCATTTCCCTGGTGTTTTCATACTATCTGCTTTCCAAAGTCATGATGAGCCCGGAAAAATGCATAGGATGCACAGGCTTTGAGAAACGGGGCCCGGGCGGGAATTAA